The Terriglobus roseus region ATCAGCGTGAAGTACACGATGATAGGGCGAAGAATCTTCTCGAGGATGGGCAGGGGCACGTGCAACATGTTATGCAACATGCCGCCAGCCTACATCCTTTGCGCTGCTTCTAAACAGCGCGGAGTTTCTGGTGCCACTCCCATGCGGTGGCGAGGATCGCATCAAGCTGATCAAACTTTGGCGCCCAGCCCAGTTCACGCTGAATCTTCGCGGAACTAGCGACCAGAACCGCAGGATCGCCTGGGCGACGCGCTTCCACAATGACGGGAATCTCGCGGCCTGTGACACGGCGCGCGCTATCAATCACCTCGCGGACGGTGAATCCCTGACCATTGCCAATGTTGTAGATGGCACTCTCTTGCGTTGCCAAGGAATCCATCGCCAGCAGATGGGCCTCAGCAAGATCTGCCACGTGGACATAATCGCGGACGCAGGTGCCGTCCTTTGTGGGGTAGTCCTCGCCGTAGATGCGGATGTTGTCACGCAGGCCAAGAGCAGTATCGAGAATGAGCGGAATCAGGTGGCTCTCGGGCTCGTGTGCTTCGCCATATCCGGGAATGGCTCCCGCCACATTGAAATAACGCAGCGCCGCGTAACGAAGGCCCATACGCTCAGCGAACCAACGCATCATGTACTCGCTAAGTAGCTTGCTTTCGCCGTAGGCGTTGGTTGGCCGCAACTCGTCCGTCTCTTCAATGGGAGCGCGCTTCGGCTCGCCGTAACAGGCTGCGGTGGAGGAGAAGACGAGGCGCTGTGTGCCGGTCTGTTGCATGCATTCCAGCAGTGTGAGAGTACCTGCTGTGTTATTGCGGAAGTAGATATCCGGGCGTTTCATGCTTTCGCCCGCTTCGATGAGAGCGGCAAAATGCAGTACGCCATCAAACTTGCCATTGCGGAGGGTTCTGCTCAGAAGATCTGCGTCGGCAATATCGCCCTCCACAAAAGTTGCAGACGAAGGAAGTGCATCCTTCTTGCTGTGGCAAAGATTGTCATAAACCGTCACGCGATGGCCGCGCTCCAGCAGCAGGCGGCTGACAGTGCCACCGATATATCCGGCACCGCCGGTCACTAAATAATTCATGGGTTTATCGTCACTCGCCGATGGGGATACAACGTTGCCTACGATTCTTGCATATGCATGTGTACGTTTTTCTCATTTCGACCGTCTCATCCCCTGTTGGAGTTATGGAGGTCTGTCTCAAATTGAATTTGCGTGAAAGTGAAACGGATTTCGATCAGATTGGGGTCCGGCTCGCTTATCATTGGTGATAAGTTCCGGCGCAATCCTGCCTTACACTCAATCAATCCTCCCGGATGAATTACGTGGAAGCGCCATTTGTAGAACGAACGCGACCGTAAGAACGGCGCACACAACGAACCTGTTCCAACCGGGTCCGAGGCGGACCGAGGACTCTGGTCATCGCCTACTGAAACTGAACTTTTGAGGATTGCACCAAATATGGCAAACCAAGTGCCTGATCACGAGCGGAACCGTGTGCCCGGGAGCCAGAATGCATCTCCGGCGCAAGCACCGTTTCCTTCGCAAAGGGATTTAGCCTTTAAGACGTTTGGCGTGATGGAAGATTCAGAGAAGCGGAAGAACCGCTTCCTGGCTGCATTCTTCATCAACACCTCTCTTGCGGCGCTCCTCATCTGGATCAGCGTTCTTACGGCGAGACGAGTCGTAGAACAACACGTTGAGAAGACCATCACCTTCAACAACGTGAAACCGCCTGAACCCCCTAAGCCGGTTCCGCCGCCCAAGCTCCCCAAGCCTCCGATCGTGAAGGTTGAGCCGCCAAAGATTTTGCCGAACGTTCCTAAGATCGAGGTACCTGAGCCACCCAAGGTTCAGCCGCAGCCCGTTCTGAAGGCTCAGCCCATCATTACGCCCGCTCCGCCGAAGGCCGTAACGCCGCCGCCCGCGCCGAAGCCGGTGGCCATCAGCATTGCGCAGGCAGCCTCTGTACCGAACCACGATGCGCATCCCTCTGCCGTTCGCCTCGGTAGCATGACCAATCCGATCAACAACACCACCGGTCCGGCAGTTTCGCCTGTGAATCTGGGCCACAGTGGCGCACCGGGTATGCCAGCAGGTAATACCGGGTTTGGTCCTCCGTCGCAGATTGCGATTGCTGGTTCAGGATCACCGAATGGACAGATGGGTGGCCACGACCGGGCTGCACAGCCGATCAAGGGCATCAATACCGGCGTTCCGGGAGGCACTGGCCCTCTCACTGCAAAACCTGTAGGCGCGATTGCGATTGCTAAAGGACCGACTCCCCCCGCAATTCCGCAAACGCAGGTGAGCACCACCCCGGCAAAGAGCGCACCGAAGGTCATATTCAAACCGAAGCCTGAGTACACCGAAGAAGCGCGGAGCCTCCATTTAGAGGGCACCGTTTACATCAAAATTCACGTCTCAGCATCGGGAGCTGTATCCGTGCTGGGAGTCCAGAGCGGTCTTGGCCATGGCCTGGATCAAGCTGCGGTGAGAGCCGTACAGGGCATGCGTTTCCAACCCGCAATGGCCAATGGTCAACCGACCGATTGGGATGGCGTGGTCAACATTAACTTCCAACTCGCCGGTTAAACAGTCAGGATCTCTTATCCAGAGATTCTGACCCAATTCCCGGCCAGATTTTGTACGCTGAAACAGTTCCCTACCCGGGACTTCATAGGAGCCATCCAAAACATGAGGAACCTTCGCAGGTCTTGCATCGCGGGTGTTGCCGCCACACTTCTTACCGCATCGACGGTACCGGCGCTGGCCTTTCCAATCCTAGGCAAGAAGAAAAAGGATGATCTACCCGCACGCAAGCTAACTCCAGCACAGACCGCTCTGCTGGACAAAGCCATCGCTCGTGAGCAGGAAGTCATTAAAGTCATTCAGGAGCGCGCGCCGCTCGTTGAGACTTATATCCAGAACATGAAGCCCGATCCGGCGCTTCTGCAAGTTCCTGTCTCTGACCAGCACTTCCTGGGCCGTGTGGAGTTCAAGAAGGTTCTCAACGGAGAGAACTACGACACCGTTGACAATCACAAGGCAAAGGGCAAGATGGGATTCTTCAAGAATTCCGTTTCCTTCATCACGGGCATCAACAAATCGTTCCACCTGCAGTTCAATGAAGTGGGCTTTGTCCAGATGATCCTGGTGGATGCCCACGGGTTCGACAAGACGAATTACAACTTCGGCTTTGTTCGCAATGACTTTCTCGGTTCCGTTCCCACCATGGTGTTCGACGTGGAACCCGCTAAGGGCAGCAGCCGCGGACGCTTCTTTGGCCGCATCTGGGTAGAGCGCCGGAACGGAAACATCGTTCGCTTCAACGGCTCCTTTGCTGGCAGCGAGAAGGACTTCCGCGAGTTCTATCACTTCGATTCCTGGCGCACCAACGTGCAGGAGAACCTGTGGCTGCCCACGTCGTTCTACGTGGAAGAGAGCGATCCAAAGAGCACAGAAAACACTGTGAAGTTTAAGGCAGTAAACCACGTGTGGGGATACGCTCTGAAGGTTCCTACGAGCGATGCCGAAAACGTGGATGTAGAAGTACAGGGTGCAACGGACGTCTCGAATGATGCGCAGGATGTTTCGCCTCTCGGCGCACAGCGCGCATGGGTTCAGCAGGCAGAGGATAACGTTGTTAATCGTCTGTTCCAGGCTGGATTGCTGGATGCTCCTTCAGACTTCGACAAGATTCTGGAGCAGGTTGCCGGAAACATTCTGGCCTACAACAACATTCAGGTTGCGCGCCCCATTCGTGTGCGTACCCTGTTGACCGAGCCACTGGAATCGTTGGCCATTGGCAACACGATTGTGCTGTCAAAAGGTCTGATCGATACCACTGCTGTTCCGGGCAATAACAACGAACAGGTGAACAACCTGTACGCGATTATCGCGTTCCAGGTGGCGCACATCATCCAGGGACATCGTCTGGATACGAAGTATGCGTTTAATGATCGTCTCCTCTTCCCCGATACTTCGACCTTCGAGAAGATTCCGATGCATCACACCGACAAGGACAACGAAGAGGCAGCGAAGAAGGCTCTGGAATTGCTCCAGCCGAAGGAGCTGAACGATGCTGCAAGCCAGTTTGGTCTCTATCTGGCAGAACTGCAGACTCGCTCGAAGGCGCTTACGGCGCTGAACGACCCAATGGTTGGCGATTCGCTAGTCAAGGACGTAAAGACGAACACCTTCTGGCTGCAGCCGCTGATCGGCAAGGGTCCGAAGCTGGATCCGAATGACCTGAAGCAGAACGCAGCAATGCCACTGTCGTCGTTCCTGCGCTTCGATCCATGGACGGATCAAGTGGTACAGATGCACGCTTCCTACGAGCCTCTTCTGTCATCCCGCGACAAGATGCCGTTTGAAGTTACTCCGGTCTATCTGAAGCTTAGCTACTACAAGCCTGCGGCAGATGGAGCGGCAGCAGCAGCAGCGGGCGCCAACGCGACGACCGATGCCAACGGCAATGCCATTAGCGCACCGCCGGCAGGAACCGGAACACCGGCAGCAGCTCCCGCGCAGGCTCAACCGTCTGCAGGAGCTCCTCCCGCAGATACAACACTGACGCCCGCTCCAGCGGCTGGCACAACTGGAACGGCGAACCCGCCGGCACCACGACAGTAAAAGGGTTAAGCCGGACGGGCGCGTACCCGTCCGGCTTAGAACGACCTCAAGATCGTCGACCCAACGCGAACTGTTCCTCTGTAAGCTCCCTCGGTATGTGCAAGGGCTGAAGTAAAAAGCCCAGACGGAATTGAGCTACAGGCATAAAGGAGTCCTCTTGCCGCTACGAATCCAAAAAGCCAAATTTGCTGCGGTGGTCACCGCTGCACTCTTATTCTCACAATTTTCAGCTCGCGCGAACGGCCAGGCCACCACTGCCACCGCTTATCGCAACTCCGATCTTCAAGTCGGCGGATATTTTTCAGTCGTGCGGCCGGACTACGGACCACATCTTCTGGGTTACGGCGCATATGCCGCTTACGATTTCAAGCCTCATTGGGGCGCGGAGTTTAATTTCCGTCAGGGGAACGCCAGGAACACTGATATTTACGAGCGCACCTATGAACTTGGAGCACGCTACGTAATCACACGCAAAAACCATTTCAATCCCTATGCGCGTGCTTCCTACGGTCGAGGCGTATTCAACTTCCCTCCGGGCATCAACGGGTTTCCGTTCGGCGCGAACCTCGCCTACAACCTGATGGCCTTCGGCGGTGGTGTAGATTACAACCTCACCCGCTCGATCAATGTCCGAGGTGATTATGACTACCAACACTGGTTTGGTTTTCCGGCTTACCCGTCTGGAGGAACCAGTTCCATCTCTCCACAGGCCTTCAGCGTAGGTGTGGCGTATCACTTCCACTAGTCGTTCTTTCAAACGAGCAAAGAAAAGCCTCGGACGAATCCGGGGCTTTTCTTATGCAAATTGTGAAGCCTTAGAAGTGGTATGCGACACCGAGCGTCGGCATGGAGATCACTTCGTAGCGACCCGTGTTGTAAGCGTCCGAAGGCAGCTTGAAGCTGGGCGTCTTTACCACAGCGCCACGATAGCCGATGCGAATGTCATAGCTGGGGCTGATCTCATACGCAACACCGGCTCCGAAGAAGCCACCCAGGCTCAACTGCCGTTTAGCGTCCAGCGACTGCGTGTCGAAATCGCGAATCGGCGAAAAAACATACGCACCAACACCGACTTCCGCGAACGGATTGTAGTTACGGTAGTTGCGGCTGTACACGTAGCCGAAGGAGACTTCCTGCTGGCGTGTGTGAATCTGGTAGGTGTTGAAGCTCGTATTCTTCAGCTGCGTCATGTACTGCGAGAAGCTGTAGTTGGCTTCCAGAGCGCTACGCGGCGTGAGCATAAAACGGTAGCTTGCCAGTGCGCCCAATGCCATATCTGCATTGACCTGAATACCGCGTCCGTTGACCTGGGGAGGAATATTCCCCAAAGCGCTGATGCTTACATCCTGCCGGCTCTCTTGACCATGAGCCGCTAACGCGCCAGCGAGCAGGGCGCACATCCACATCGATTTCTTCATTCGTATGACCAACCTCAACGTCGTTCGGTGTGGCGCCTGTCCGGCGCGCGCAGAGGACGTACAGCTTCTGATTGTACCTGTTAGGACTGCGGCGCTGCCATTCGGTGAGCAGCGAATCTTATAGAAATGAAACTTTCCTTCCTCTCGGAGGCTCAATCTCCTCGTTCCGGCAGGAAACAATACGACCCTCCGGTCGCTTCCGCGTACTCCCGAACGCCGCGAAGAAACTCAATCGCGGCATGAGAGAGGTTCGCTTCACGACGATGGACCAGCCTTAGTTTACGTTCCATCTGCAGTTCTTTGACCCGAACGCGGGTGAGAGCGCCCGATTTCAGCTCGCGTTCCACCGTCAGCGCGGGAACCAACGCCACTCCATTCCCCAACTCCACAAAACGGCGTACCGCTTCCAGGCTCGGCAATTCCACATCGATCCGGAGATTCGTGCGGTGCCGGCGAAATGCTTCGAACACTTTGTCGCGCTGCGGTGAGGGAACATTGTGCGCAACGAAGTGCTGGCCGCCCAGGTCACGGATGGACACCTCTTCCGTTTTCGCCATGGGATGTCGCGGATTCACAACGAACGCGAGCTCGTCCCGATAGACCACGATGGATTTTAGTGCTCGGTCCTCAGGCTTGAAACTGAGTACGCCAATCTCCACCGAATGCAGAAGCACATCGTCGGGAATTCGACTGGCCAGGCTGCGTTGCACGCTGACCTTGACCCGGGGATGCACACGGCGGAAGCGGTCCAGCACGGGCAACAGATAGAGGCAGGTGTACTCGTTTGCAGCGAGATTCAGACTTCCACGGTGCAGGCTCCGCAGTTCACCCAGGGCATGTCGAGCCTCCACACGCAAATTCAGTAACTTCTGCGCGTATTCACGGAGCACTTCCCCCGCATCCGTGAGCGAAGCTTCACGCGCCGCCCTGTCAAAAAGCGCCTCGCCGAGCTCTCCTTCCAGCTTTGAAATAGCCTGGCTTACGGCGGGCTGCGTGCGGTGTAGACGGACGGCAGCGCGGGAAAAACTGCGCTCTTCCGCTACTGCTAGAAAGGTTTCCAAGGCAAACAGGTCCACGGCGCATCTCCCGAAGAAGCCGACGGAAGGCCGGCCACTGCATTCACTATAAGCACTTCTGATGACGCTATCACTGCATATAAGGATTCCTTATCGCTATACTGTGTTTGAGGAAAACCATGAGCACTGCTTCGGATCGCGTGTATTTCTTCGACACAACGCTGCGTGACGGTGAACAATCACCGGGCTGCACCATGCACCATGCGGAGAAGCTCCGCTTCGCACATCAGCTTGCATCGCTTGGCGTGGACATTATTGAAGCCGGCTTCCCTATCGCGTCCGACGGCGACTTTGAGTCCGTCCGCGCGATTGCAAGCGAAGTAAAAGGCCCACGCATTGCCGCGTTGGCTCGCTGCAAGACCATTGACATTGAACGCGCGGGAAAAGCCGTTGAGTCGGCCGCTTCGAACCGCATCCATACATTCATTGCATCCAGTGATCTTCACCTGGAAGCAAAACTTCGTATCACACGCCAGCAGGCATTAGATCAGGCGGCGGAATGCGTACGCCTGGCCAGAACGTACACCGATGACGTGGAGTTTTCCGCCGAAGATGCCACGCGTTCTGACCCGGATTTTCTGATTCAGATTGTGCAGGCAGCGATTGATGCAGGCGCGACCACTATCAACCTACCGGATACCGTGGGCTACTCTACCCCGGCGGAATACCGTGCCATGTTTGAGATGGTTCGCGGTCGTATTCCCAATGCAGACAAGATCATCTTTTCTACGCACTGCCATGACGATCTGGGCCTTGCAGTAATCAACACTGTGGCTGGTCTGCAGGGCGGCGCGCGCCAGGTGGAAGTGGCCATGCACGGCATTGGCGAACGCGCGGGTAACGCGTCGCTGGAAGAAGTTGCAGCCATCCTGAAGATTCGGAATGACGTCTTCCCGTACACGAACAATCTAGTACTCGATCAGATTGGGCCGACGAGCCGCATGTTGGACGAGATCATCTCATTCACTCCTTCGCCCAATAAGGCAATCGTGGGTAAGAATGCGTTTGCACATGCGAGCGGTATTCATCAGCACGGCGTGCTGGCCAACCCGCTGACCTATGAAATCATGTCCGCCGCGCACTTTGGTGTGGAGGCCAACACGATTGTGCTGGGCAAGCACAGCGGTCGCCGCGCACTGGAACATCGCCTGAAGGAACTTGGCTTCAACCTGACCAAGGAAGAGATTGATCAGGTTTACACGCGCTTTACTGCCCTGGCTGATCGCAAGAAGGATATCTACGACCAGGACATTGCAGCGCTTGTGCCGCAGCCTGCAACTGTTTAGTTCCTACTCCTAGAACTTCATCACGCGCAGATGTTCTGCGCTGACTCGCAACCATTTGCAAGGAAAGTTTCGACCACGATGAATCTGAAAATTGCACTCCTCGCCGGTGACGGCATCGGCCCGGAAGTTACGAACGAAGCAGTAAACGTGCTGAACACTGTTGCAGCCGCAGGTGGACACACGTTTACCTACACCTCGCTGCTCATCGGCGGCGCGGCAATTGATGCGCACGGAACTCCACTGCCGGAAGAAACGCTGAAGGAAACTCTCGCCAGCGACGCTGCGTTCCTTGGCGCCGTAGGCGATAACAAGTTCAATTCCCTTCCGCCCAGCGAGCGTCCCGAAGCTGGCCTGCTGAAGATTCGTGCAGAGCTTGGTGGCTTTGCAAATCTTCGCCCTGCGACGGCGTACAAGGCACTTGCGGATAACTCGCCGCTGCGCCCCGAAATCACCGAAGGCGTGGACATTCTGTTTGTCCGCGAACTGTTGGGTGGACTTTATTTTGGCCAACCACGCGCATGGGACAAAACAACTGACCGTGCTCACAACACGATGGTGTACACGCGCCATGAAGTAGAGCGCGTTGCCAAGATCGCATTCGATATCGCAGCGAAGCGCGATAAGAAGAAGGTCACCAGCGTAGACAAGGCGAACGTGCTGGAATGCTCGCAGTTGTGGCGCGCAGTTGTCACAGAAGTTGCTAAGGATTATCCCACCGTAACGCTGGAGCATCAGTTGGTGGATTCGATGGCAATCCATCTGATGAATCGTCCGCGTGATTTTGATGTGGTGCTTACGGAGAATCTGTTTGGCGACATCCTCTCAGACGAGAGTGGCGTTATCACTGGATCGCTTGGCATGCTTCCTTCTGCGACGCTGGGCGGCAAGGTGAATCTGTACGAGCCCGTGCATGGTTCCGCACCAGATATTGCAGGACAGGGCAAGGCAAATCCCATTGGCGCCATCCTCACCGCTGCACTTGTTCTGCGTCATTCCGCCGGACTGAATGCCGAAGCAAAGATCATCGAGGACGCTGTGGTGAAGGTATTGGAAGCGGGTTACCGCACCACCGATATTGCACGCGGCGACATTGCCGGCCAGCAGACCGTCAGCACGTCGAAGATGGGCCAACTCGTCCTTGACCAGGTCACTGCTGAGTTGGGCGCTGCTGCGTCCTAAACATTTTCTGTTGAGCAACACCGGGCTTTTGCCCCAGAGGTAAGCCACAATGTCCGCACCAAAGACACTGTTTGAAAAAGTCTGGCAGCAGCATCTGGTTGCAGAACCAGAAGGCGAGCCTTCCATTCTGTATATCGATCTGCAGCTTGTGCATGAAGTAACTTCGCCGCAGGCCTTTGATGGTCTGCGCATGACAGGCCGCAAACTGCGCCGTCCGGATCGTCATATTGCAACGGTAGATCACAATGTTCCCACCACCAGCGCAGCAGATCGCCTTGTGATTGCAGATCAGATCAGTGCTGCGCAGGTAAACGCGCTTCGCAAGAACTGCAAAGAGTTCGGCATTGAGTTTTTCGATGTGCAGGATTCGTCTCAGGGCATTGTGCACATGATTGGACCGGAGCTTGGCGCAACCAAGCCGGGCATGACGATTGTCTGCGGCGACTCGCACACATCGACGCATGGCGCTTTCGGTGCGCTCGCCTTTGGTATTGGCACCAGCGAAGTGGAACACGTAATGGCAACGCAGACGCTGCCTCAATCGAAGCCGAAGACCTTCCGCATCACCGTGGATGGCGAGCTTCCCTTCGGCGTTACAGCGAAGGACATCATCCTGGACATCATCGGCCGCATTGGCACAGATGGTGCGACGGGCTATGCGATTGAGTATGCCGGTTCAGCCATCCGCGCGCTCAGCATGGAAGGCCGCATGACGGTGTGCAACATGAGCATTGAAGCTGGTGCGCGCGCCGGCATGATTGCTCCGGATGAAACAACCTTTGCATATCTGAAGGGTCGCCGCTTTTCTCCGGGAACGCGTCCTACGAATCTGGATGCACGCCCTCCGCGCTCTGTGCCCGATGGACAACAGCTTGGATCTGCAACAGACGCCTACGACAATCAGTGGGAAGAAGCCGTTGCGCACTGGAAGACATTGCCTACAGATGAAGGCGCTGTCTTTGATCGCGAACTTTTTATTGATGCTGCGACGCTGGCTCCTGCCGTCACGTGGGGAACATCGCCCGGTATGCACGCCACCATTGATGGCAAAGTGCCGACGCTGGACGATGCGCCCACAGAGGCTGATCGCAAGAGCTTTGCCAAGGCCTATGAGTACATGGATCTGAAGCCCGGCACACCGATGGAAGAGATCAAGATTGACACCGTCTTTCTTGGCTCATGCACGAACGGCCGCATTGAAGATCTGCGCGCTGCTGCTGAAGTGATCAAGGGGCACCACATTGCCACGAAGGTACGTGCGATGGTCGTTCCCGGCTCGCAGCATGTGAAGAAGCAGGCTGAAGAAGAAGGTCTGGATGCCATCTTCAAGGAAGCAGGCTTTGAGTGGCGTGAACCCGGCTGCTCTATGTGCCTGGGTATGAACCCGGACATCCTACAGCCCGGCGAACGTTGCGCTTCCACATCGAACCGCAACTTTGAAGGTCGTCAGGGACGCGGTGGACGCACGCATCTTGTTTCGCCGGAGATGGCTGCGGTTGCCGCAATCACTGGACACTTCACCGACATTCGTAAGTGGAAGAAGGAGGCGCGCTAATGGAACCGATTAACGTTCTTACATCGAAAGCAATGCCGCTGCCGCTGCCGAACATCGACACCGACCAGATCATTCCGAAGCAGTTCCTCAAGCGCATTGAGCGCACAGGCTATGGCGACTTTCTGTTCTACGACTGGCGCTACAACCTGGATGTTCCGGATGATGTTTCGCCGAACAGAGACTTCGTGCTAAACAAGCCGGAGTATCAAGGCGCAGAGATTCTTATTGCAGAGAAGAATTTCGGCTGCGGTTCGTCGCGTGAACATGCGGCATGGGCCATCTTCCAGTACGGGTTCCGCGTGGTGATTGCACCAACGTTTGCAGACATCTTCTTTTCCAACGCAGGCAAGAACGGCATCATCCTTGTCCGCCTTTCGGAAGAAGACGTTACCGCTCTCATGACGCATTGCACGGAAGATACAAACAACAAAGTCACGGTGAATCTAGAAGCACAGACTGTGACAGACGAACATGGTTTCTCAGCACATTTCGACATTGATCCCTTCCGCAAGTACTGCTTGCTGAATGGACTGGATGACATCGGCCTGACGCTTCGCCATGTGGATGCGTTGAACGATTTTGAAGCGAAGCACGATAACGAATTCTGGTCCGCACCGAAAACGGCTGCATAACTACAGAAAGAGAACGAAGTGAGCAACGAACTCGATCCCGGCAAACGTAATTCCATCGTCCTTACTGAAGGGCCCAATCGTGCAGCTGCACGCGCCATGCTGCGTAGCGTCGGCTTTACCAAGGATGATCTGCACAAGCCCATCATCGGCATTGCAAATACGTGGACAGAGATTGGTCCCTGCAACTATCACCTGCGCGACATTGCAGAGGCTGTGAAAGAAGGCATCCGCGCTGCAGGCGGCACGCCGATGGAGTTCAACACCATCACGATCTCCGACGGCATCACGATGGGCACAGAAGGCATGAAGGCATCGCTGATTTCACGCGATATGATTGCCGACTCCATCGAACTGGTCTCGCGTGGCAACAGCTTTGATGGACTGGTTTGCATTGCGGGATGCGACAAGAATATGCCCGGCGCGATCATGGCGCTGGCTCGCCTGGATATCCCCGGCATGATGCTGTACGGCGGTTCGATTGCCCCGGGTCACATGCATGTGGGTGCAGATGGAAAAACGCCACAGCCTGGTAGCGACAAGACCATCGACATCACGATTCAGCAAGTGTTTGAAGCTATTGGCGCGCACGCAGCGGGCAAGATTGACGATGCGCAACTGGAAGAAGCCGAAGGTACTGCATGCCCCGGACCTGGCGCATGCGGCGGCCAGTTTACGGCGAACACCATGGCCATGGCGGGTGAGTTCCTCGGCATCAGCCCGATGGAGATCACTGGTGTTCCTGCCATGAGCAAGGACAAGCACGCTGCAAGCCGTGAGGCTGGCAAGCTGGTGATGGATCTGGTGCGCAAGAACATTAAGCCTTCAGACATCCTCACGCGCCAGTCAATGGAAGATGCCATTGCTGCAGTGTGCGCCAGTGGCGGCAGCACCAACGCTGTGCTTCACCTTATCGCCGTTGCGCATGAACTGAAGATGCCGCTCACGATGGATGACTTCGACATCATCAGCGAGAAGACTCCGTTCATCTGTGATCTGCAGCCTGGTGGCAAGCGTGTCGCACGCGATTATCAGGATGCTGGTGGATCGCGTGTGTTGGCAGCGCGCCTGGTGGAAAAGGGCTTGCTCCATGGCAACACCCCCACTGTGAGCGGGAAGACAGTTCGCGAAGAAGCAAAGGCTGCGCAGGAGACACCGGGACAGGATGTGATCCTGCCGTGGTCGAATCCGCTGAAGCCTACTGGCGGACTTGTGATTCTGAAGGGCAATCTTGCACCGGATGGTTGCGTGGTGAAGGTTGCGGGACATGAACGCGTTCTCCACACTGGACCGGCGCGTGTGTTTGATTCGGAAGACCTTTGCTTCAAGGCTGTGGAAGCTGGCGAGATCAAGCCGAACGATGTCTGCGTGATTCGCTATGAAGGGCCGAAGGGTGGTCCTGGCATGCGCGAAATGCTGGCTGTTACCGCTGCGATCAAGGGCATCCCTGAGTTGAGCGAGACGGTTGCACTACTGACCGATGGGCGTTTCTCCGGCGCAACGCGTGGACTGATGGCTGGTCACGTGGCACCGGAAGCGTTTGACGGTGGACCGATCGCGTTTGTGCACGAAGGCGACACCATCACCTTTGACATCAAGGCGCGCGAACTCCGAGTGAACATCAGCGACGAAGAGCTTGCCAAGCGCAAGGCGAACTTCAAGAAGCCGGAACCTCGCTACAAGCGTGGCGTGTTTGCGAAGTATGCCAACACGGTTAGCTCGGCCAGCCTTGGCGCAGTAACCAGTTAACTTTCTTATCAAACGTACGAACCAACGGCCTGCCTGAATTAAACGCAGGCAGGCCACAAAGTAAGGAACAGCAGCAGGAGCCGCACGCATGAGCGACACAGCGAACACTGCCCATCACGCCCCCACTCTCACCGGATCGGAAATTCTGTGGGCCACACTTGCGGGTGAGGGCGTCACCACGGTCTTTGGCTATCCCGGCGGAGCCATCCTTCCCATCTATGACGCGCTGCGTAAGTTTCCCAGCATCCACCATGTGCTGGTGCGGCATGAGCAGTCCGCAGCGCACATGGCCGATGGATACGCGCGCGCCAGCGGCAAGGTAGGCGTCTGCATGGCCACCAGTGGTCCCGGCGCAACAAACCTCGTTACGGGCCTTGCAACTGCCATGCTCGATAGCATTCCCATGGTTGCCATCACGGGCCAGGTTGCTTCCAAGG contains the following coding sequences:
- a CDS encoding LysR substrate-binding domain-containing protein, with protein sequence MDLFALETFLAVAEERSFSRAAVRLHRTQPAVSQAISKLEGELGEALFDRAAREASLTDAGEVLREYAQKLLNLRVEARHALGELRSLHRGSLNLAANEYTCLYLLPVLDRFRRVHPRVKVSVQRSLASRIPDDVLLHSVEIGVLSFKPEDRALKSIVVYRDELAFVVNPRHPMAKTEEVSIRDLGGQHFVAHNVPSPQRDKVFEAFRRHRTNLRIDVELPSLEAVRRFVELGNGVALVPALTVERELKSGALTRVRVKELQMERKLRLVHRREANLSHAAIEFLRGVREYAEATGGSYCFLPERGD
- a CDS encoding outer membrane beta-barrel protein: MPLRIQKAKFAAVVTAALLFSQFSARANGQATTATAYRNSDLQVGGYFSVVRPDYGPHLLGYGAYAAYDFKPHWGAEFNFRQGNARNTDIYERTYELGARYVITRKNHFNPYARASYGRGVFNFPPGINGFPFGANLAYNLMAFGGGVDYNLTRSINVRGDYDYQHWFGFPAYPSGGTSSISPQAFSVGVAYHFH
- the galE gene encoding UDP-glucose 4-epimerase GalE; this translates as MNYLVTGGAGYIGGTVSRLLLERGHRVTVYDNLCHSKKDALPSSATFVEGDIADADLLSRTLRNGKFDGVLHFAALIEAGESMKRPDIYFRNNTAGTLTLLECMQQTGTQRLVFSSTAACYGEPKRAPIEETDELRPTNAYGESKLLSEYMMRWFAERMGLRYAALRYFNVAGAIPGYGEAHEPESHLIPLILDTALGLRDNIRIYGEDYPTKDGTCVRDYVHVADLAEAHLLAMDSLATQESAIYNIGNGQGFTVREVIDSARRVTGREIPVIVEARRPGDPAVLVASSAKIQRELGWAPKFDQLDAILATAWEWHQKLRAV
- a CDS encoding 2-isopropylmalate synthase; translation: MSTASDRVYFFDTTLRDGEQSPGCTMHHAEKLRFAHQLASLGVDIIEAGFPIASDGDFESVRAIASEVKGPRIAALARCKTIDIERAGKAVESAASNRIHTFIASSDLHLEAKLRITRQQALDQAAECVRLARTYTDDVEFSAEDATRSDPDFLIQIVQAAIDAGATTINLPDTVGYSTPAEYRAMFEMVRGRIPNADKIIFSTHCHDDLGLAVINTVAGLQGGARQVEVAMHGIGERAGNASLEEVAAILKIRNDVFPYTNNLVLDQIGPTSRMLDEIISFTPSPNKAIVGKNAFAHASGIHQHGVLANPLTYEIMSAAHFGVEANTIVLGKHSGRRALEHRLKELGFNLTKEEIDQVYTRFTALADRKKDIYDQDIAALVPQPATV
- a CDS encoding outer membrane protein, with translation MKKSMWMCALLAGALAAHGQESRQDVSISALGNIPPQVNGRGIQVNADMALGALASYRFMLTPRSALEANYSFSQYMTQLKNTSFNTYQIHTRQQEVSFGYVYSRNYRNYNPFAEVGVGAYVFSPIRDFDTQSLDAKRQLSLGGFFGAGVAYEISPSYDIRIGYRGAVVKTPSFKLPSDAYNTGRYEVISMPTLGVAYHF
- a CDS encoding TonB family protein, with the translated sequence MEDSEKRKNRFLAAFFINTSLAALLIWISVLTARRVVEQHVEKTITFNNVKPPEPPKPVPPPKLPKPPIVKVEPPKILPNVPKIEVPEPPKVQPQPVLKAQPIITPAPPKAVTPPPAPKPVAISIAQAASVPNHDAHPSAVRLGSMTNPINNTTGPAVSPVNLGHSGAPGMPAGNTGFGPPSQIAIAGSGSPNGQMGGHDRAAQPIKGINTGVPGGTGPLTAKPVGAIAIAKGPTPPAIPQTQVSTTPAKSAPKVIFKPKPEYTEEARSLHLEGTVYIKIHVSASGAVSVLGVQSGLGHGLDQAAVRAVQGMRFQPAMANGQPTDWDGVVNINFQLAG